From Bacteroides uniformis:
CAGGGGATGGAAAGCTGAGGAAATCAACGGGATCAGGTTTGAGTTGAACTCGATTGTCGTAGAAAAATGGAAGGGGAAACCATACCGTCTTGTCATCCAAAGACAAAGAAGAGCAGATGACATACGGGAGCTATGGGAAGGAGAATATACCTACCGGTGTATCCTTACCAATGATTTCGAATCCGATATAAGGGATGTCGTAGAGTTCTATAACCTGCGCGGTGGGAAGGAAAGAATCCTCGATGACATGAACAACGGGTTTGGATGGAAACATTTGCCAAAGTCATTCATGGCAGAAAATGCAGTATACCTGCTGATGACTGCATTGATAAGGAACTTCTACAAAACGATCATCCGAAAATTAAACGTTAAGGATTTTGGCCTATCCATATCGAGTCGTATTAAGACTTTCGTTTTCAAATACATCTCGGTTGCCGCAAAGTGGATTAGGACTTCAAGGACGTACGTGCTAAACATCTATACCGAGAATCCAGCGTATAAAATAGCCTTTCAACAGGATTTTGGCTAATCCTTATTCTAATGGTGGGTAATGCGTATTGCCTCAAGTCGCTTCATGGGGTAAGGGGAAGTTATGCAAAAGAGTGGACCTTTGGCACCTTCGTTTCACTAAAACACAATGTAAAGATAATAAACTCACTAAAAAATGCATGGCAATCTCTGATTTCATTCGCTTGCGGAAATTAGGTTTACCATTCCAGACGTTCCTTCACATTGTTCATCGCCTCTTTCAGGCTGCTGTTCATGACCCGCGCATAATGCTGCGTCATGCGTGTGGAGGCATGTCCGAGCATGACGGACACGTCCTGCAAGGGTACATTGTTGGCGAGCGTGACGGTGGTCCCGAAAGTGTGCCTGGCCACATGCGTGGTCAGATTTTTCTTTATGCCGCAGAAATCGGCGATTTCCTTGAGGTAGCTGTTCATTTTCTGGTTGCACATGACAGGCAGGCAGCATCCTTTCTTTACGCAGATCGGATGTTCCCTGTATTTCTCCAATATGGCCAGTGGAACGGGCAGCAGCGGGATGTTGCTGATGGAAGACGCTTTTCTGCGGTGTTCCAACTTGACCCTTCCTTTCCTTATCCACCAGTCACCGAGATTGTCCTGTACCAGGTTTTCACCACTCAGAGTGGCGACATCGGAGAACGCCAGACCGGTGAAGCACGCGAAGACAAATATGTCCCTGACCAGCTCGAGCCGTGGGATGGTGAATTTCTTTTTCATGACGGCCTGCAACTCGTCGTAGGTCAGGAATACCGGATCGGTCTCGTCCTGTTCCATCTTGTAACCGTAAAAGGGATTCTTACGCATCCATTCCTTTGCCAATGCCATGTTGGTGAATTTCTTGAAACATTTCATGTAGCGGACTATCGTGTTACGGCACAGTCCCCCCTCCGTTTTCAGGTAAATGTCAAACGCGCGGATGAACTCCGGTGTCAGCTCATGGAAGGTGATATCCTCCTTGCCGTAATAAGAGGGGATAAGCCGCTGCAATTTCTTCACCACGTTCTTGTACCGGTTGATCGTAACGGGAGAGTAGTCTATGCCTGTCAGTGTTTCCATTTCCTTGATGCCATCCTGCATGGTACCGAGCAATGTACGCATTTCGGTGTCTTTCCCGAAAACACGTTTCAGGATCAGTTTCGGGGTAATCAGGGCCTGTTCCAATACCAGTTCCTTGTGTTTCTCGAGGGCACGTGCGTGTAACTCCGCAATATAGGTATTCAATGCGATGGATGCCCTGTCCCTGCCCTTGCTGCATCCTTTGGCCGCATTCCATAAGTTCAGAGGCACGCTTCTTTGGATACGGGCATCGTCGTAGCTCCCGTTGATGGTTATCCGCATCAGTACGGGGGCCTCACCGTTTTTCAACAATTTCGTTTTGAGCACGAAAAAAAGAATGTTCATTGTTCCTTGTTTCATCACTTTTGTTTTTTTAGAGGTGTTACATCCAATTGTTTCGTCAAAACCGGATGGCATGAGGACGTGAAACGAAATGTTAAATTCGGTGGCTTTTTTGAGGGACTTGTGGAATAGCCATAAAAATCCCATTTTTATCAGGTTCGAATTGCCTTTTGTATCCCGGGTTCGATTCCTTTTTTTATCCCGATGGGAAATACCGAATTTTTAAATTTATTTCACATTTTCAACTCCATCCGGTCATGTGTGCAAAATTACTTTTTCACACCGGAGATTGA
This genomic window contains:
- a CDS encoding site-specific integrase; protein product: MKQGTMNILFFVLKTKLLKNGEAPVLMRITINGSYDDARIQRSVPLNLWNAAKGCSKGRDRASIALNTYIAELHARALEKHKELVLEQALITPKLILKRVFGKDTEMRTLLGTMQDGIKEMETLTGIDYSPVTINRYKNVVKKLQRLIPSYYGKEDITFHELTPEFIRAFDIYLKTEGGLCRNTIVRYMKCFKKFTNMALAKEWMRKNPFYGYKMEQDETDPVFLTYDELQAVMKKKFTIPRLELVRDIFVFACFTGLAFSDVATLSGENLVQDNLGDWWIRKGRVKLEHRRKASSISNIPLLPVPLAILEKYREHPICVKKGCCLPVMCNQKMNSYLKEIADFCGIKKNLTTHVARHTFGTTVTLANNVPLQDVSVMLGHASTRMTQHYARVMNSSLKEAMNNVKERLEW